From Hevea brasiliensis isolate MT/VB/25A 57/8 unplaced genomic scaffold, ASM3005281v1 Scaf209, whole genome shotgun sequence, one genomic window encodes:
- the LOC131168775 gene encoding uncharacterized protein LOC131168775 produces MFGSVVRYFSTKPKPKMKPIELKTPPEQTQTITRAIFDIVKEHGPLTVSKTWERIQEVGLRGLTGKRHMKIVLRWMRERQKLRLICNHIGPHKQFLYTTWFTKPAVKHAKVVNSPSPPRFP; encoded by the exons ATGTTTGGATCTGTAGTTAGATACTTTTCAACGAAACCAaagcccaaaatgaaacctatagAGCTCAAAACACCACCTGAGCAGACACAGACCATAACAAGGGCAATCTTCGACATTGTGAAGGAGCATGGCCCTCTTACCGTTTCAAAAACTTGGGAAAGGATTCAG GAAGTTGGCCTTAGAGGATTGACAGGAAAAAGGCATATGAAAATAGTGTTGAGATGGATGAGAGAGAGGCAGAAACTTAGGTTAATCTGCAATCATATAGGGCCTCACAAGCAATTTCTTTACACAACTTGGTTCACGAAGCCTGCTGTCAAACATGCAAAAGTCGTGAATAGTCCTTCACCACCGAGGTTCCCTTGA